AAAACACTTAATAAATGGATTAGGGTAGACGCCCGTGGAAATAAGAAGGGAATAGATGCCCAATTTTCAATAGAAGAGGAAAAATTAGCTTTTCCCATTAATAGAAACTCGGACGAAATGGATTATCCAGTTATCTACACTAAGCCTCATTTCAGAACAGTGTCTGTTTTAGAAGAGCATACGAACGCATTAGAAATGTATAAACATCACTTACCTCAAAGTTTGTGAGGGCGTTTTAAGTAAGTAACCCTGTCAACTTCCCACGTAGTAGTAGTTTCATTTATTATCCTATCTCCTTTGCAAGTAATCTAAAACCTATCTGCCGGGTTGCTCATGGGTATCACTCTATGACTTTTATCGTTTTGGTAAATTTTGATATTTGTTATGATAATCATAATGAAAAGGAAAGAAGGATAAAAATGCCAAATGGATACTGTTCGTAATATTTTTAATATTTCTTTTCCTGCTGTTATTAATAATTGTTTCTAGAATGGCTAGGGTTTTGTTTGTTAAGAATGGCGAAAACCAAGTTGCTAATTTATTAGAAGGTATTGATAAAGAGAGCTCAAAAACAATTGAAAGAGAAGACATGAAAAAACTTCCATCTCCTGTTCAAAAGTGGTTAACTAATACCAATGTAATAGGAAAGGAAGAAGTTAAAACTGTTCGTCTTAAACAACAAGGAAGAATGAGAACTGAAAAAAATGGCAAATGGTTGCCCACCAAAGGAGAACAGTATTTTTCAATTAGTGAACCAGGATTTATTTGGATAGCTGATGTCAAAATGGCACCTTTAGTGCAATTATCCGGCATTGATACTTTCATAGCTGGAACAGGAAAAATGAAAATTAAAGTCTTCTCTTTATTTCCAGTTGTCGATGCAAAGGGTCCTGAAATGGATTCCGGTACAATGATGAGATATCTTGCTGAAATGATGTGGTATCCTTCAGCTGCACTAAAACCCTATATTAAATGGGAGGAAATTGATGGGACCTCTGCAAAAGCTACAATGGAATACAACGGGATATCCGTCTCAGGTGTTTTTTATTTTAATGAGAAAGGCGACATCCTCCGTTTCGTTGGAAAAAGATACAGAGAAGTAAATGGTAAGTATGTATTAAGTGATTGGGGAGCAATAAATAAAGAATTTAAAGAATTTAATGGTATTCGAATACCTAGTAAATCCGATGTTACTTGGTTCGAGAAAGATGAAGAGTTTAGATGGTTTGAGGTGGAAATCACCGATATACAATACAATGTCCCATCGCTTTATTAGTAATATAGATTTAATAGGGAGAGGTTTACAATGTTAGGTCATTTAGGATTTTCATATATTGGTCTGATCTATTTATTGATGTTATGGATTCCAAATACCATATGGAGTAAGAAAAAGCCAATTGACTATAACCCTGGCATGGAAAACAAATTTTTATTATTATTTGAGCGTGTCGGACAAGTATGCTGTTCTTGCAGCATACTGATTTTTAGTGATTTTAACATTGCTCCATTTTCAACATGGAGTTTGTGGCTAATCGCTTCATTTTTTCTGATGATCCTTTATGAGATTAGTTGGATTAGATATTTTATTAATGAACATACGGAAGAAAATTTTTATCGAAGTTTTTGTGGAATTCCCGTACCTGGTGCTAGTCTGCCTGTCGTGGCTTTTTTGCTATTAGGTATTTATGGTAAAGTTATTTGGTTGATTATATCTTCTATTATTATTGGCATTGGACATATCGGCATACATATTCAGCATTTAAAAGCAATAAAACAAGATTTATAATATTTTTGTTACATGAACGTGGGGGAGCAATAAAAAAGCATCCGATTATTCGGATGCATACTTAATTATTCCATGTAAATAAACTGAGTATTCTCTCTGTACATATTCTCTTAATTTAATTCTTTTTTCGGTTTCTAACACTCTAACCAATTCTTGAATCTTACTTTGATTCTCTGTTGAAGTAGGAATCTCTAATGAAAACAAATTACCTCGTCTACTACTTACTAATTTTTTTAATAACTCAACTTTATTCATTGGTTAATCCCCTTTATCTACATATATTCGACATAAAGGGGACTTTTTCCTTGGAACATTTTAAATTGTTACTATTTTACTAAGAAATCTAATTACAGGTATCGTATGGGGTACCTATTTTATTAACTTTTTTTATAAGTACCTTCCACCAATCTAATCATATCACGCCCTGATATCTTTTCTGTTTCATGATAACCTTCTTCATCACGCAAACTTAAGTACCAGCTGCTATCGTTATCTTCATTTAACTTGTATACCTTATTGGTAAAAACATTTGTATAAAAATCTCCATTTCTAAGCCTCATACTATCCCCCTCTCTGCTGTATATAAACTGTATTATGCCCAAGATACTAACCTGGAGCCATTAGATTCATAAAGTACCGAAATCCTGGATATAAATTTATTAAGTTACAAGGGCTTAAATTTTGTGTTAGAGTTTATTAATTAGATATTTTAGATAGAGGGAATAATACAATTTAAATGAAAAAATTTAGCTTTTTGACGAAAAGGAGACAATACAAGATGAGTGAAGCAATCAATTTACATAGAAGTGCGATAAACATGTTGATGGTAACAAGCCGGACCTTCTTTATTCCTATTAGTTATCTACCGTCAGAATTAAAAGAAGCAGTAACATCTGCTTACTTGTGCATGAGAGCTATTGATGAGATTGAAGACCACCCTCAACTCCCATTGGAATCTAAACATAAACTATTACATTCTATCAGCCTGCTCTTGAAAAAGCCCTTTAATCATAAAGAGTTAATGGCGTTATTTCACCCATACCACACCCTTCTGCCGGAGGTTACTTTACGATTAGGAGATTGGATAAATCTTTGTCCACAGACATTGGTTGAGAACGTTTTGAATGCCACATCTACTATGGCGAAGGGGATGGCGGACTGGACTTTAAAAGAGTGGCGGATTCAGAATGTAGAAGATTTAAATGAATATACCTTTTACGTTGCAGGTTTGGTAGGAGTCATGCTCTCTGATATTTGGAAGTGGTACGACGATGTTGAAACGGACAAGGATCTGGCTATAGCTTTTGGTCGTGGTTTACAGTCTGTCAATATTCTTCGTAATCGTGCTGAAGATTTAGAACGAGGTGTGGATTTCTTTCCCAATGGATGGGAGTTAGAAGATATGTTTATGTACGCCCGGCGTAACCTAGCATTGGCTGACGTTTATATGAAGGATATTAAACCCGGTCCGATCCTTAATTTTTGTAAAATCCCGATAGTACTTGCTCATGGTACTCTTGACGCTTTAACAGAGGGGAAGGAAAAAATGAGTAGAGCTGCTGTAACTGAAATAGTTAGTCGAGTAGTAAATAGAAAATAGATTCCCAATATATTATCTATCGAGCAATATTTTGAGTTAATCATTCATTCTAAAAAATATGTATTCATTATTTTTGTTATTACCTTGTTTCCAAAACCATCTACATATTTGGTATGGATTGAACAAATAATAACAAAAAATTTGAAGGAATGAGAGAAATGATGGATTTTTTGGACAATCTACCTACCTTACCTTATATATTTAAGGCATTGTTAATTTTTTTGGCTGCAATTATGCTTTTGCGTATCGCTGGAAAGAGATCACTTGCAGAAACGACCGTTTCGGAAGCAGTGTTGAGGATTTCGATAGGTGCTGTACTAATCCAACCTTTAGCATTAAGAAATGAATGGGAAGCTATATATGCTGGGACTTTGCTTATTATAGGAATTGTATTACTTGCAAAAATACAAATATGGATACCAAAATCAAGAAAGTTTATTAATGGAGTACCATCCGTACTAATTAATGATGGGCAAATGAAATTAGAAGAGCTAAAAAAAGCCAGACTAACGACAGATGAGCTACAAAGTTCACTTCGCCTAAAAAACATAGGCAATGTCGAAGATGTAGAATTGGCGGTATTAGAGTCCAATGGTAAAATATCGACTACCCTAAAGCCAAACAAAGCACCTGCAACCAAAGAAGATATTCAAAAAATTTTGGATATCTTAGCTCAAAATGGTATTCGCCCTCCATCACAAAATCAGTCTCAAGCGAAGACGCCACCATTATTTCAAGAAGCATATGACGAGGGAGACATAGTGGATTATAAGCCTCAGATACATTAAATAAGGTGCCTTTTTTTCTTGATTACTATAAAAACTCAAATACATAAGCGTTGTTTTTCAACTAATGGGGCAGCCGTTTAATTGGAATAAGAATGCAGGTTTCACCTTTCAGTAATAATTCCATATTGGTACTTTAGTTGAGCAAAAGGAGTAGCAGAATACATTCTAGCTACTCCTTTCCTATAACCACTGCTTGCTACTGGGATTTCTTCCCATATTGTTGTTCTTTGAAGTATTAAGATTAGAATTAGGTCTTTTTGTCTATTTTTTATTCAAACAAGATATTTCCTTTAGAACCGGGAAAGATAGGATGGAATCAAATATCTGGAGGTTGCTATGCCGGAATATGTAGAAGTGGCTGGTCGGGCTATCCTTTCTTTTTTAGTATTATTTACTCTTGCAAGAATTCTTGGAAAAAAGCAGATTTCACATCTAACTTTTTTTGATTATGTCGTTGGGATTGTCATTGGAGACATGGCTTCACAAATAGCCATAGACACTTCCATGAAGTTCGTGAATGGCTTAATAGGATTAGTGGTTTATACGCTTTTATCCGTCATTCTCGCATACGGTGCAATCAAATCGTTTAAGTTTAGAGACTTAGTAGAGAGTAGTCCGTCTATTCTCATTAAAGATGGCAAAATCATGGAGAAAAGTCTATTTAAACATAAGATGACCTACGATGACCTCATGAATGGTTTAAGGGAAAAAGACGCTTTTATGATTGATGAGGTTGAAATGGCCATTTTGGAAACAAATGGGCAGATCAGTGTAATGAAGAAACCAGAGTACCAGTCGCTAACGCCAAAAGACATTGGTCTAAAAATGAAAGCGGACCATGCCCCGTCCTTAATTATTATAGATGGAACACTTTTAGAAAAACGCTTAGGATCTTTAGGCTATACAAAAGATTGGCTTTTAAGTGAGATAAAGAAAAAAGGGGCAAATGATTTTGAAGATGTCTTTTTAGCACAGATTGATTCTAATGGTATTGTTTTTGTGGATTTATATGATGATAAGGAAGATAAACTCTAAATTAAACGTAAAACTAAATGAAAGTTAACTAGGGCGATTGCAGAATCTAGCAATCGCTTTTATTCGTTTTTCATCTGTGTTGGTCTAAGAGAATTTGATTGCCATCTGGATCTTCAATGATTAAATGAGCTGGTCCTTCAGTGGTTTCATCTGCTTCAGAGAGCATGGTTATTCCTTTTTCTTTTAGCTGTTTTTGAATGTCCCGTACATCGGTAAAGGATTCGAGATTTCCTGCATTCTCATTCCAACCTGGATTAAAAGTGAGGATGTTTTTTTCAAACATACCTTGGAATAGTCCAATGATACAATTTTCATTCTTCATAATCAGCCAATTTTGAGAAATGTCACCACCAAAGGCTTGAAATCCTAGGTTTTCATAAAACTCTTTTGATACATGAATGTCTTTTACATTTAAACTGACAGAAAATGCACCTAACTTCATAAAACTACCACCTTTTTATTATTAATTTAAAATTCAGACAAACCTACCATTATTTAGTATAAGATAGTGCTATAAAATACACAATGTTATAGGGAATGTTTGGTAAAAAAAGGACTCTGAATATCAAGCGGCGAATAGTATTAAGGATTTATTGCTGCAGCATAAAATAATCGTTTTTTTGTGAGAGGATGAATGGCGTGACATATGAAGAAATAATGCAAAGACTTGAAGAATTAGGTTCCGAGCAAACGAAGCAAATTTATAATAATCACGGCGTAAAAGAGCCTTTTTTTGGTGTGAAAATTGGGGATTTGAAGAAACTAGTTAAATATGTGAAGAAGGATCATGAATTAGCCTTAAAACTATATAAATCTGGCAATCATGATGCCATGTATTTGGCAGGTCTTTCGGTAAATCCAAAACTAATTTCAAAAGAGACCTTACAGGATTGGGCTCAGAAAGCTTACTGGTATATGGCCACGGAATATACGGTGGCACAAGTAGCTGCCGAAAGTGATTATGCAATGGAATTGGCCAGAGAGTGGATGAAATGTGAGGAAGAAATGATCGCGGTTTGCGGCTGGAGCACTTATTCCAATTATTTATCCATCACCCCTGATGAAAAGTTGGAAATAACTGAAATTCATTCTTTGTTAGACCATGTAAAAAATAACATCCATTCTGAACAAAATCGTGTCAGATATGTGATGAATGGTTTTGTTATTTCTGTCGGCGCCTATGTAACGGAACTAAGTGAGAAAGCAAAACAGGTGGCAGAATATATTGGCAAGGTGCAAGTAAACGTAGGCAACACCGCTTGTAAAGTTCCTCTTGCAACAGATTACATAAAGAAAATAGAAGTGAAAAATAGAGTAGGTTTAAAGCGAAAGACTTGTATATGTTAGATATTTATCATTAGGTGCGTGTTTCCTTTAAGGAAGTACGTATTTTTTTTATATACATACAGAACATTTGTTCGTTTATAATAGTGGTGAAGGAGATGACTCATATGGCAATACGCGATAGAGGCAAATTAAAATGGCGGCCTGCGTCTTTTATGCCTGAAGGGTTCGCTATGACTCGTGCCATGTATAAAGATCAAGAACGGCAGGAAAAACCAACACTTGACGAATATCAGAGAGAGGAGTTTAACCAGCAAATTTGCTATGCGATGGAATTTCACTTACCGGTAAAGCTAACCATTTGGCATGATGGTTTTTTACAAGAGATTACAGGTAATGTCCATTACATCGATCCCATTAAACGCCATTTGCGTATTGAGAGTAAACCAAGTGAAATTCAGCGTGTGGAACTAGACTCTGTCGTTGGAGTCGTAGTTGTTGACTAATCAAAATGAGGATAATCCATTCAGGGTTATCTTTATTTATTTTATTTAATTTTCCGACAATATAAAAAAGTTCAAAAAATTGTAATATTTATGTTGATTTTACCCTTTCTACATTATGTATAATGAAAACATAAGAAAGGTGGAGAAACAAATGAGGAAACGTAGCATGATAAGCTTTAAGAAATTAGTCGATGAAAACAAACAGGAATTAAAAAGTGATCTCAAAGCAATGGAGAGAATTGAGGCGAAAATTGATAAAAAACATTCCAAAAGATAAAAACTTCATAGATAGAAATTATTAATAAAGAGCAACCGTTACAAAAAATGGTTGCTCTTTATCATGTTTATGGGGAGAATTTTTTAGCTAAAATTGATATACTTACTAAAAGATGACAGGCAGTGGAGATGTTCAACAAATGAATTTTATTACAAAACTTTTTGCAAAAGAAAAGAAATTAACGATCGATTTTTGTGAAAAGAACCTCGATCGTTTTCTAACGGAGGACTTACAAAGTGAATATAGTACCTTCCTGAGTAAAAAAAATATCGATTATAAAGAGTATATGTGCCAAAGTCGATGTGAGGAATGCAAAAACTCTCCTTATGCGATTGTTAATGGCGAATTTATTGCGGCAGGGGATTCAATGGAATTATTGCAGAAGCTTAAACATCTCCAAAGTGATAAAAAGTAGTTTACAACTTAGCAGTAGGATGCTATAATATTTCATGTACTATTGCTAGGGCGTATAAATGCGGGTGTAGTTTAGTGGTAAAACCTCAGCCTTCCAAGCTGATGTTGTGAGTTCGATTCTCATCACCCGCTCCAATTCTACTAAATGGGCCTATAGCTCAGCTGGTTAGAGCGCACGCCTGATAAGCGTGAGGTCGATGGTTCGAGTCCATTTAGGCCCACTCAATGAATATTGATACATAAACCGAACTTTAAAAAGTTCGGTTTTTTTGCGTTTTCGAGGAAAAGATATGAAAAAGCAGTAGAGAGGAAGTGGATTCATGCCTGAACTGCCAGAGATGGAAAATTACCGAAGATTGTTAAATCAAAAAATAGCGGGACAAACCATTACCCAAGTACAAATCAATCGAGAGAAATCGGTTAATGTGAACCCAACTCTCTTCATTAGTACCGTTACAAATCAGAAGGTCGTCACAGTCGGTCGTAGAGGGAAGCATTTATTATTTCATTTAGATAACGGACAAGTTTTATTGCTCCATTTAATGCTTGGCGGCTGGATGTATTTTGGTACAGAAGAGGACAAACCTAACCGGACGGTTCAGGTTCGTATGTCCTTTGGAAATCATCACCTTTATTTTATTGGGCTCAGGCTGGGTTATTTATATTTATATAGTGAACAGGATGTTCAAAAAGAATTATCCTCGCTCGGTCCAGAGCCATTGGATCCACAATTCACGGCACAAGCATTTTTGAAGCTGCTTGGTGACAGACGGGGGAAAATCAAAACAAAACTCCTTGATCAGGATTTTATTGCAGGTATTGGAAACTGCTACTCTGATGAAATCTGTTATCACGCTGGAATCAAAACCAAACGGAGTATTGAAGACATAGAGGAGAATGAACGAAATCAACTTTACCAATCAATGAAGCATATACTCCAAGATGCGCTTAAGCATGGAGGCTACATGGAAAATCCTCTTTTCAAAGGAGATAACCTAACAGGTGGGTATAATAACCTTTGTTTGGTGTATGACAGAGAAGGAGAAATTTGCAAAAGGTGTGGAAGCACAATCATAAAAGAAATGATTTCTTCTCGCAAAACTTTTTTCTGTCCTAACTGTCAAAAATAGCAAGAATCCTATCAATGTAGGATTCTTTTTTTTGGAGAGTTAAATAATTTGTGAAAAATATGTTGAACTAATTGTTCCCTATATTGTATAAATGTAATATACTATATATTAATAAGTATAGCACATTTAAAATTTTTGCATAAAA
This genomic stretch from Neobacillus niacini harbors:
- a CDS encoding YetF domain-containing protein, with amino-acid sequence MPEYVEVAGRAILSFLVLFTLARILGKKQISHLTFFDYVVGIVIGDMASQIAIDTSMKFVNGLIGLVVYTLLSVILAYGAIKSFKFRDLVESSPSILIKDGKIMEKSLFKHKMTYDDLMNGLREKDAFMIDEVEMAILETNGQISVMKKPEYQSLTPKDIGLKMKADHAPSLIIIDGTLLEKRLGSLGYTKDWLLSEIKKKGANDFEDVFLAQIDSNGIVFVDLYDDKEDKL
- a CDS encoding YolD-like family protein, encoding MAIRDRGKLKWRPASFMPEGFAMTRAMYKDQERQEKPTLDEYQREEFNQQICYAMEFHLPVKLTIWHDGFLQEITGNVHYIDPIKRHLRIESKPSEIQRVELDSVVGVVVVD
- a CDS encoding DUF421 domain-containing protein, whose translation is MREMMDFLDNLPTLPYIFKALLIFLAAIMLLRIAGKRSLAETTVSEAVLRISIGAVLIQPLALRNEWEAIYAGTLLIIGIVLLAKIQIWIPKSRKFINGVPSVLINDGQMKLEELKKARLTTDELQSSLRLKNIGNVEDVELAVLESNGKISTTLKPNKAPATKEDIQKILDILAQNGIRPPSQNQSQAKTPPLFQEAYDEGDIVDYKPQIH
- a CDS encoding DNA alkylation repair protein, with translation MTYEEIMQRLEELGSEQTKQIYNNHGVKEPFFGVKIGDLKKLVKYVKKDHELALKLYKSGNHDAMYLAGLSVNPKLISKETLQDWAQKAYWYMATEYTVAQVAAESDYAMELAREWMKCEEEMIAVCGWSTYSNYLSITPDEKLEITEIHSLLDHVKNNIHSEQNRVRYVMNGFVISVGAYVTELSEKAKQVAEYIGKVQVNVGNTACKVPLATDYIKKIEVKNRVGLKRKTCIC
- the mutM gene encoding bifunctional DNA-formamidopyrimidine glycosylase/DNA-(apurinic or apyrimidinic site) lyase, whose translation is MPELPEMENYRRLLNQKIAGQTITQVQINREKSVNVNPTLFISTVTNQKVVTVGRRGKHLLFHLDNGQVLLLHLMLGGWMYFGTEEDKPNRTVQVRMSFGNHHLYFIGLRLGYLYLYSEQDVQKELSSLGPEPLDPQFTAQAFLKLLGDRRGKIKTKLLDQDFIAGIGNCYSDEICYHAGIKTKRSIEDIEENERNQLYQSMKHILQDALKHGGYMENPLFKGDNLTGGYNNLCLVYDREGEICKRCGSTIIKEMISSRKTFFCPNCQK
- a CDS encoding FbpB family small basic protein, whose amino-acid sequence is MRKRSMISFKKLVDENKQELKSDLKAMERIEAKIDKKHSKR
- a CDS encoding DUF6544 family protein, whose protein sequence is MFVKNGENQVANLLEGIDKESSKTIEREDMKKLPSPVQKWLTNTNVIGKEEVKTVRLKQQGRMRTEKNGKWLPTKGEQYFSISEPGFIWIADVKMAPLVQLSGIDTFIAGTGKMKIKVFSLFPVVDAKGPEMDSGTMMRYLAEMMWYPSAALKPYIKWEEIDGTSAKATMEYNGISVSGVFYFNEKGDILRFVGKRYREVNGKYVLSDWGAINKEFKEFNGIRIPSKSDVTWFEKDEEFRWFEVEITDIQYNVPSLY
- a CDS encoding phytoene/squalene synthase family protein; translated protein: MSEAINLHRSAINMLMVTSRTFFIPISYLPSELKEAVTSAYLCMRAIDEIEDHPQLPLESKHKLLHSISLLLKKPFNHKELMALFHPYHTLLPEVTLRLGDWINLCPQTLVENVLNATSTMAKGMADWTLKEWRIQNVEDLNEYTFYVAGLVGVMLSDIWKWYDDVETDKDLAIAFGRGLQSVNILRNRAEDLERGVDFFPNGWELEDMFMYARRNLALADVYMKDIKPGPILNFCKIPIVLAHGTLDALTEGKEKMSRAAVTEIVSRVVNRK
- a CDS encoding DUF1450 domain-containing protein codes for the protein MNFITKLFAKEKKLTIDFCEKNLDRFLTEDLQSEYSTFLSKKNIDYKEYMCQSRCEECKNSPYAIVNGEFIAAGDSMELLQKLKHLQSDKK
- a CDS encoding VOC family protein produces the protein MKLGAFSVSLNVKDIHVSKEFYENLGFQAFGGDISQNWLIMKNENCIIGLFQGMFEKNILTFNPGWNENAGNLESFTDVRDIQKQLKEKGITMLSEADETTEGPAHLIIEDPDGNQILLDQHR